A genomic stretch from Salarias fasciatus chromosome 10, fSalaFa1.1, whole genome shotgun sequence includes:
- the pom121 gene encoding LOW QUALITY PROTEIN: nuclear envelope pore membrane protein POM 121 (The sequence of the model RefSeq protein was modified relative to this genomic sequence to represent the inferred CDS: deleted 1 base in 1 codon), whose protein sequence is MRVVRRRAAAMSPKEKRLLLLAALTLFFLTFYYAPSFLYATLILAACCAACFYHSREPLPARLGQKPRAGLSVPAALRRWLWGSGVSGAPVAAAGRTKSGANRAELREAGGLSRNRGGIHRREVQPGGSFYFSPQDFLMGSYIGKHDSPTAETGRPRAVRNPREQLRERLSRPNHAVPTPIRRLSFAGEPVGTVGRFTITPQRHYPLQQPGVSSVGVLPPVKWDGFSKKNVLSPRNSSAALSPVTVKIARPDHSTPSMEHLSCAGLSRPPADPCSRESVLRVLRESRKRDVEEEDRSFVADQRSKRRRNDSGGSAHSAFEPLLPNGTPSQLVPKPGSLKRGLASLADESIMKRSRTSSISSGSGAHAPRGTLGSRRNAIQSSYSSSLGLGQWKRPSAPSSPLSSPGSSRCQTPEGSSKRPREDDGQSPSSASSVRSDHTASDKAPTTSKVTPAPSVPVLTSSASAGSGGKRKRKIPLVSSLRDDQISLPPPPELGYTITVKDLDEEKKAGISKIQKVLETPAPEPEKPASPPATTSTPAAASTTAAAAAASSSSITLSSLLAAPLPTNSSSTIPVINLDPSPGSSSSSAAANPLLEALKMKIIPPASSTPSTSTTAVSASTTPAPPSSSALNPSTASEPPQPPPAGAEKPSAFAQVLSQASKAAASSSSPAAAGGSLFGITPQISAAAASSASNPVTASASASSTNPLLPSGFKPIFSVNTTSSSSATSTSESTTAAPTFKPVFGDAPAAAAFGQPSSITSTDAATTVPSSTAASMFGGSTSSSTAAPSPFAGLTNPLGATPSAASAAITQPTAAPTVKSLFGAWSAPSSTSSSSAASVQAPNAGSTFQFGAASTTTTSSLAPAAAAPTAAAAPAPAAAAATSSSQAPFTFGATQPDPQAAAQKVFAFGQTAPAANTTTASFGGFAMASSTSTAAATATQSTIAFGKMPFDAPAASSTFGSAAAPQKPFTFGNSGAASTPAPNPAPGAAPTPFTFGSTAATMATTFGTPAKPTFGAASTGFAFGGTTAPSAAPAAPPSFGAATQAQSAPSSTFTFGGAAPQPNPAGPAQPATAGFNFGGSGGMAVPQFGTPVSNSPAPQMGSFNFGAAAADKPAFGTPTPSFGQPAALGPSPFGSPGTPIQGFSAGPFGPPATPSFSIGAGSKSSGRSRRGHRLLNKKK, encoded by the exons ATGAGAGTGGTGCGGCGGCGCGCTGCTGCCATGTCTCCTAAAGAGAAACGTTTACTGCTGCTCGCCGCTTTAaccctcttcttcctcacttTTTACTACGCGCCTTCGTTTCTTTACGCCACGTTGATCCTCGCCGCGTGCTGCGCTGCGTGTTTCTACCACAGCAGAGAGCCTCTTCCCGCCAGGCTAGGCCAGAAGCCCCGGGCTGGGCTGAGCGTCCCCGCCGCGCTCCGCCGCTGGTTGTGGGGTTCCGGGGTGAGCGGTGCGCCAGTGGCCGCCGCGGGGAGGACGAAAAGTGGTGCCAACAGAGCCGAGCTCCGGGAGGCAGGAGGACTGTCCAGAAACAGGGGCGGAATACATCGGAGGGAAGTTCAGCCCGGCGGCTCTTTTTATTTCAGCCCCCAGGATTTCCTCATGGGCAGTTACATCGGGAAGCACGACAGTCCAACCGCCGAGACCGGGAGGCCGAGAGCGGTCCGAAACCCCCGAGAGCAGCTGCGGGAGAGGCTCTCCAGACCCAACCATGCGGTGCCCACCCCCATCAGGAGGCTCTCCTTCGCTGG GGAGCCTGTGGGCACAGTGGGACGCTTCACCATCACCCCACAGCGTCACTAccccctgcagcagcctggGGTGTCGTCTGTGGGAGTTCTGCCTCCCGTCAAGTGGGACGGCTTCAGTAAGAAGAATGTCCTCAGTCCTCGTAACTCCTCCGCGGCCCTCAGCCCGGTGACGGTGAAGATTGCCAGGCCGGACCACAGCACTCCCAG CATGGAGCATCTGAGTTGCGCAGGTCTCTCGAGGCCCCCTGCTGATCCCTGCTCCAGGGAAAGTGTCCTCAGGGTGTTGAGGGAAAGCCGCAAGAGAGAcgtggaagaggaggacaggagctTTGTGGCTGATCAGAGAAGCAAGCGAAG GCGTAATGACAGCGGGGGAAGCGCACACTCGGCGTTTGAGCCTCTGCTGCCCAATGGGACTCCATCACAGCTGGTTCCTAA GCCAGGAAGCTTGAAGAGAGGCTTGGCCTCCCTGGCGGATGAGTCCATCATGAAGAGGTCTCgcacctcctccatcagctctgGAAGTGGCGCCCACGCCCCCAGAGGGACACTGGGATCCAGGAGGAACGCCATCCAGAGCTCGTACAGCTCGTCTCTGGGCCTCGGCCAG TGGAAGAGGCCGTCGGCCCCCAGCTCGCCTCTGTCCAGCCCCGGTTCGTCTCGCTGTCAGACTCCGGAGGGATCGTCCAAACGGCCCAG AGAGGACGACGGACAGTCTCCCAGCTCCGCATCCTCAGTGAGATCAGACCACACAGCCTCCGACAAGGCTCCTACTACTT CTAAGGTGACTCCAGCCCCCAGCGTCCCGGTCCTTACCTCCTCAGCCTCTGCTGGCAGTGgtgggaagagaaagaggaagatccCGTTGGTGTCCAGCCTCCGGGACGATCAGATCTCTCTG ccgccgccgcctgagCTGGGTTACACCATCACCGTGAAAGATCTGGACGAAGAGAAGAAGGCGGGCATCAGTAAAATCCAGAAGGTCCTGGAGACGCCGG CTCCAGAGCCAGAGAAGCCAGCTTCCCCTCCAGCCACCACATCCACCCcggctgctgcctccaccacggctgctgctgccgccgcctcctcctcctccatcaccctgaGCAGCCTCCTCGCTGCTCCCCTTCCCACAAACTCAAGTTCCACCATCCCAGTGATCAACCTGGATCCCAGcccgggcagcagcagctcctctgcagccGCCAACCCTCTGCTGGAGGCTCTGAAAATGAAGATCATCCCTCCTGCGagctccaccccctccaccagcaccaccgCAG TCTCTGCATCGACGACACCCGCACCCCCCAGCAGCTCCGCCCTGAACCCGTCGACAGCGTCGGAGCCcccccagcctccacctgcaggcGCGGAGAAGCCTTCGGCCTTTGCTCAGGTGCTGAGTCAGGCCTCTAAAgccgccgccagcagcagcagcccggcaGCGGCCGGAGGAAGCCTGTTTGGAATCACCCCTCAgatcagcgccgccgccgcttcttCAGCCTCCAACCCCGTCACCGCCTCCGCCAGCGCCAGCAGCACCAACCCCCTGCTCCCCTCAGGCTTCAAGCCCATCTTCTCCGTCAACACCACCTCGTCATCTTCAGCTACGTCCACTTCAGAAAGCACGACCGCCGCTCCCACCTTCAAGCCCGTGTTCGGCGACGCC CCGGCGGCCGCCGCCTTCGGGCAGCCGTCGTCGATCACGAGCACCGACGCCGCGACTACAGTCCCCTCGAGCACCGCGGCCTCCATGTTCGGCGGGTCCACAAGCAGCAGCACCGCCGCGCCGTCTCCGTTCGCCGGGCTGACCAACCCCCTCGGCGCCACGCCCTCCGCGGCCTCCGCCGCCATCACGCAGCCCACCGCCGCGCCTACTGTCAAGTCTCTCTTTGGAGCCTGGTCCGCGccttcctccaccagcagcagcagcgcagcgTCGGTCCAGGCTCCAAACGCAGGGAGCACGTTCCAGTTTGGAGctgcctccaccaccaccacctcctcattggctccagccgccgccgcccccaccgccgctgccgcccccgcccccgctgctgccgccgccacgTCCTCCAGCCAGGCCCCCTTCACGTTCGGTGCCACACAGCCGGACCCTCAGGCCGCCGCTCAGAAGGTGTTTGCCTTCGGCCAGACGGCACCCGCCGCCAACACGACCACGGCTTCCTTTGGAGGCTTCGCCATggccagctccacctccaccgccgccgccaccgccacgcAGTCCACCATCGCCTTTGGAAAGATGCCGTTCGACGCTCCCGCCGCCTCGTCGACGTtcggctcagcagcagcgccgcagaAACCCTTCACCTTTGGGAACAGCGGCGCGGCATCCACGCCTGCGCCTAACCCCGCCCCCGGAGCCGCACCCACCCCGTTCACCTTTGGATCGACCGCTGCCACCATGGCGACCACGTTCGGGACGCCGGCCAAACCCACTTTCGGGGCCGCCTCCACCGGCTTCGCTTTTGGCGGCACCACGGCTCCCTCTGCCGCGCCCGCGGCGCCGCCCAGCTTCGGCGCGGCGACGCAGGCTCAGAgcgccccctcctccaccttcacgTTCGGCGGCGCCGCTCCCCAGCCGAACCCGGCCGGCCCGGCCCAGCCGGCCACCGCCGGCTTTAACttcggcggcagcggcggcatgGCGGTCCCTCAGTTTGGAACGCCGGTTTCCAACAGTCCCGCTCCACAGATGGGAAGCTTCAACTTcggcgccgccgctgctgaTAAACCTGCTTTTG GGACGCCCACGCCGTCCTTCGGTCAGCCTGCTGCTTTGGGTCCAAGCCCCTTCGGGAGTCCTGGAACTCCAATCCAAGGTTTCAGCGCCGGTCCCTTCG GGCCTCCAGCGACCCCCTCCTTCTCCATCGGCGCCGGGTCGAAGTCGTCCGGCCGTTCTCGGCGAGGACATCGGCTACTCAACAAGAAGAAGTAA
- the tbl2 gene encoding transducin beta-like protein 2, whose product MELAALVALTLLLGALVVLVALAVGKRKEEIQEETEQAAEFAAEGNVVKGPPSKKQKQEKQRARKDKPSQHTFNHPLLASSLKSHSGNVTCLDFSSNGKYLASCADDRTVRIWSTKDFLDREHKCFRANVELDHATLVRFSPDSKAFITWLANGDTIRIFKMMKKDDGTFTFKAAAEDFPQKHKAPILNIGIAETGKFIMSASTDTSIHIWDLKGEVLASINTNQMTNSYAAISPCGRFVASCGFTPDVKVWEVCFGKTGEFREVTRAFDLKGHSAGVHSFAFSNNSHRMVTVSKDGTWKLWNTDVEYKKQQDPYLLKTVPCSSSDGSRVALSPDGRVLAVSDGRDVAMYDAASGRLEEELRGVHATEITDLRFDINGRFLVCSGDKAIRVFHNAPGYRAAIGDMQDMLKKAQNEAMKQRLQQQIKEAQSALDAVLAAAPSE is encoded by the exons ATGGAGTTAGCCGCTCTGGTCGCCTTGACTCTGTTGCTGGGGGCGCTGGTAGTGCTGGTGGCGCTGGCGGTGGGCAAACGGAAGGaggagatccaggaggaaacgGAGCAGGCCGCGGAGTTTGCCG CTGAAGGGAATGTTGTGAAGGGCCCTCCATCcaagaagcagaagcaggagAAGCAGCGCGCCCGCAAAGACAAACCCTCGCAGCACACGTTCAACCATCCGCTGCTGGCATCCTCGCTGAAG AGCCACAGTGGGAATGTGACTTGCCTCGATTTCAGCAGTAATGGGAAATACCTGGCGTCCTGCGCAGACGACCGGACCGTCCGGATCTGGAGCACCAAAGACTTCCTGGACCGGGAACACAAGTGTTTCAGAGCCAACGTGGAGCTGGATCACGCGACACTGGTCCGCTTCAGTCCAGACTCCAA GGCGTTCATCACGTGGCTGGCCAACGGAGACACCATTCGGATCTTCAAGATGATGAAGAAGGACGACGGCACTTTTaccttcaaagctgcagcggaGGATTTCCCTCAGAAGCACAAAGCTCCCATCCTCAACATTGGCATCGCAGAGACTG GTAAGTTCATCATGAGCGCATCGACTGACACCAGCATCCACATCTGGGACCTGAAAGGAGAAGTGCTGGCCTCCATCAACACCAACCAGATGACCAATTCTTATGCTGCCATCTCCCCGTGTGGCAG GTTCGTGGCGTCTTGTGGTTTCACTCCGGACGTGAAGGTGTGGGAAGTCTGCTTCGGGAAAACAGGAGAGTTCAGAGAGGTGACGCGAGCCTTCGACCTGAAGGGCCACTCTGCAGGCGTCCATTCGTTCGCCTTCTCCAACAACTCTCACAG AATGGTGACGGTCTCCAAAGACGGCACGTGGAAGCTGTGGAACACCGACGTGGAGTACAAGAAGCAGCAGGACCCGTACCTGCTGAAGACCGTCCCCTGCTCGTCCTCCGACGGCAGCCGGGTGGCGCTGTCCCCGGACGGCCGGGTGCTGGCCGTCAGCGACGGCCGCGACGTGGCCATGTACGACGCCGCCAGCggccggctggaggaggagctgcgcGGCGTCCACGCCACCGAGATCACCGACCTCAGATTTGACATTAACGGCCGCTTCCTGGTGTGCAGCGGCGACAAGGCCATCAGGGTGTTTCACAACGCGCCGGGCTACCGTGCGGCCATCGGGGACATGCAGGACATGCTGAAGAAGGCACAGAACGAGGCCATGAAGcagagactgcagcagcagatcaaaGAGGCGCAGAGCGCTCTGGACGCCGTGCTCGCCGCTGCTCCCAGCGAGTAG